The stretch of DNA TGGAGCCCCCGACTCCCCATCAGCGAGGAGATATTGAGAATCGCGCCGCCGTCCTCCTGTTCCATCATCCGTCTGCCCGCGGCCTGACAGCCGATGAACGTGCCGACCAAGTCGACGTCGACGACCTTACGCCACTCCTCGATGTCGAACTCGTGAGCCTCGTCGAGTATCGTGAGGCCGGCGTTGTTCACCATCACGTCCACGCCTCCGAACCGTTCGACGGTGGTCTCCACCAGCGCTTCCATCGCGCCTTCGTCCGTGACGTCCGCTTCGACGCCGACGGCGGTGCCGCCGTCGTCGGCTATCGCTTCGGCCGCCTCGTCGGCCCGTTCCTGCGACCGGGAGTTGACGACGACGTTCGCTCCCTCCGCGGCGAACCGTTCGGCGATTCCTTTACCGATTCCCTGACTGGACCCCGTGATTATCGCAGTCTCTCCGTCGAGCTGTTGTGACATGCTCGTTCGACACCTCCCGTGAAAAACACTTCATTGTACCGGACGTTCGACCCGGCTCAGAGACCGTACAGCTCCTTCGGCCTGTCGTAAGCGACGCGTTCGACCAGTCGCCGGGCGTTGTCGGCGGGTATCTGCCCGCGTTCGACCATCTCGCCTGCTACGTTGGCGAGCGTCCGCCGGAACATCTCGAACCGGGACCCGTAGGAGACGAGTTTCCGCGAGTCGCTGACCATGCCGGCGTAGTTCGCGAGAAGGTCGACGGCGGCGACGCGTTCTAACTGGTTCGCAAGTCCGAACGGACTGTCGTTGAACCACCACGCCGGTCCGACGCTCACGTTCGGGTACGCGCGGGCGACCACCGTCGCACTCGGGTAGTGCGTCGGGTCCAACGTGTAGAGGACGATGTCCATCTCGCCGTCGAAGGCGTCGAGGAAGTGGTCGAGTCCCGCGACGATGTCCACGTCCTGCGTCGAGACGTCGCCGCCGGCGTTGGGGCCGACGGCGTCGTAGAGGGCGTCCCGATAGTCGCGGACCGCGCCGACGTGGAGTTGCGTCACCCACCCCGCCTCCGCGTTCAACTCGCCGACGTACTCGAGGAGGAACGCTTTGAAGTCGCGCACCTCCGCATCGTCGAGGGCGTCCCCCCTGCGCGCTTTCTCGTAGACGCCGCCCGCGCGTTCGCGACTCACCGGTTTCGAGACGGGGTCGGTCCCGACTCCGACGTCGCAGGCGACGCAACCGCGGTCGACGAAGTACTCGTGCGTCTCCGCGAGTGCGTCGAGGAAGCCGTCGAACGCCTCGACGTCGCTCTCGGTCACGGAATCGAGCTCCGATACGAACGTCGACCACTCGGCGTTCTCCACCTTCAGCGCCCGGTCCGGACGCCACGTGGGACGAATATCGACGCCCTCGACTTCCGTCTCGGCGCGTTCGTGGTACTCCAGACGCGACGTAGGATCGTCGCTGCTACAAAGCGCTTCGACGTTCATCTCGCGGAGAATCTCCTGCGGCCGTTTCTGCGGGTCGGCGAGTTGGCGCTTCGTCTCGGCCCATATCTCGTCGGCCGTCTCCGCGTTCAGCGGTTTCTCCACGCCGAACCGCCGCTTCAAGTCGAGGTGAATCCACTCGTAGGTGGGGTTGCCCGCGAAGTCGGGGCAGACTTCCGCGAGGGCGTTCCACTTCTCCCGGTTGTCGGCGTCGCCGGTAATCTTCTCCTCGGGGACGCCTCGCTTCCGCATGAGCTGCCAGACGTAGTGGTCTGTCGCGCCTTCCACCTCCCAGATGTCGGTCCACGGTTCGTTCTCGACGACTTCGGCCACGTCGATGTGGTTGTGCGGGTCGACGACCGGAAGGTCGGCGATGGCGTCGTAGAGGTCCGCCGCCGCGTCCGACTGCAGCAGGTAGTCCTCGTCGATGAATCCCATGACCGAACCTGCTCGGACGCCGACAATAAAACTTCGGACCGGTCCAGAACCGACGCCAGAACGACGCAGCTACCGGTCATCGGTGCGCTCTAAGAGCCCCTTCATGTAGCCCACGGCGAACAGGCGACCCATGTCGGTGTACCCCGCTTGCGTGCCCTCCCTGTCCTGTTCGCCGAGCATCTTCGGGACGTGGTCGGGACGGACGGGTCCGTCGAACCCCACGTCCCGGTACGCCTCCATCGCGGCGAGCATGTCGGTCTGCCCCTCCTCGTGCCACGTCTCGGTGAACGACTCCGCCTCCCCCTCCACGTCGCGGAAGTGGACGAAGTGGATTCGGTCGCCGAAGCGGTGAATCGCCTCGGGGACGTCGGCCCCCATCGCCGAGAAGTTGCCTTGACAGAACGTCAGCCCGTGGTTCGGGCTGTCGTGGAGGTCCAAGATTCGTCGGACGTTCTCGATGGAGTTGACGAGTCGAGGCACGCCGCGGACGGACGGTACGGGGGGGTCGTCGGGGTGAAGCGCGAGCTCGACGCCCGCCTCCTCCGCGACGGGAACGACTTCGTCTAGGAAGTATTCGAGATTCTCCCAAAGCTCCGACTCGCTAATATCGACGGGGTAGTCGGGGGCACGTTCGGACTGTTCGTGTTCGTACGCCGTCGTCCGCGATTCGCCGCGGAGCGGAACGGAGTCCGAGGTTCGAATCACGCCGACGGGGTTCTCCGTCCACACCCACGAGTAGACGCCGATGTCGGCCCGCCCCATGTTTCGGAGTAACCGTTTGACCGTCGCTATCTCCTCGTCGCGTCCCTCGCGGCCGAGAACCGTGTCGGTCATCGGCGGGCGGTCCTCGACGACGTCCAAGGAGAGGCCGTGGTCGGCGAAGCGATTGCGCGTCTTCAGCAACGAGTCGTACGTCCACCACTCCTCTTGGCCCCAGAAGCGAACGACGGCCGTCGAAAGCCCGAGCTGTTTGGCGATCGTCCACCGGCGGTCGGGGTGCGGCGGGAGCATCCACGTAACGTCCATATTTCTAAGCTCTGCGAGCGTCGGTATATAGGTTGTGCGACTCGTTTCGACCCGTCCCGCCGTCAGTCCGTCTTGACCGTCACGTAGCCGGGGAAGTTCAGGACGAGTCGTTGGGTGGTGTCGCCGAACACGGCTTTCCCCGTCGGGGTCCGGCGGTTACCGAGGACGAACACGTGGTCACAGTCGCGTTCTTCGGCCACCTCGATGACGCGGTCCGCTTCCACCTCCTCGGTGACGTCCGCGACGACGGACCACTCGACGTCGAACCCGTCCAACGCTTCCGCGGCGAGTTCGTCGGCGAACTGGCGCGCGACGCCGACGGCGTTGTCGTCGGTGTACGCCGTGTTCTCCACCTCCCCGATTTTGTCGAGGGCGTCCCGCGCACTCTCGTACTCCGACTCGGTTAGCGGCGAGTAGAGTACGAGTTCGGCGTTCGCCCCGCCGGCGTAGGCGGCGGCCTCCCGGAGCAACTCTGCGCAGTCGTAACGGTCGTCTAGTACGACGAGTGCGTCCTTCATGTGACAGACATTAGCAGCCTCCTATATAATTGCTCGGCTGACCGTCCGGCGACGGGTAAATGCGTCGTGACGTACTCACGACGACATTTATCTCGACGCGAATTACATCCAACGTTCAGAAATTTTCATTACGTAACCCGTCGAGTAGACAACCGGTGCTTCGGCGCACCGAGACGAAGCTATGTCCGAACGCAACTCACTAGACCACGGACCGTCGGCAGACGAACCGACGGACGAGAGCGAGGAGACACGGGACGCAGAGACAACCGAGACGGTGGGCGGACTCGACAGACGACGGTATCTGCAGATACTGGGCGCGGCCGGCCTACTCGGGTTCGGCGCAGGCAGTTCGTCCGCCGCGTCCGCGGCGGCGGATTCGGACGCACGGACCGTCGAGGTGACCGACGAGGACGAGGCGGACTGGGAGGCGGCCGCGGACGAGCGAATCCGCGAGCACCGAACCGCCGACCTCACCGTCGAAGTCGTCGACGACGACGGAAATCCGGTCGCCGCCGACGTGACCGTGGCGATGACCGAACACGCCTACGGGTTCGGAACGGCGGTCAACGCGGGTACCCTCATAGAGGAGACGGAACCCGGCGACCACTACCGCGAGTACATCCCGGAACTGTTCAACAAGGCGGTTCTGGAAAACCACCACAAGTGGCGCTTCTGGGGGGAGAGCACCGAACTCTCCGACGAGGCGACGCGGTGGATTCTCGACCGCGGCCTCGACCTCCGAGGGCACGTCGCCCTGTGGGGGAACGTCGAAGCGTGGGCGGTTCCGCCGGACGTGGTGAAGGCGATGGGCGTCGAGTGGGAGGACAACGGCGTCACCGACCCGGAACTCGACCCCGGGTACGTCTACGAGCGAACGACCGAACACGTCCGGGAGATAATCGAACACTACGGCGACGACATCGAGGAGTGGGAGGTGTACAACGAGGCGATTCACCAGACCAGAATCGTGGAGGCGATAGAGGGCGGCGAGATTCCCGACGGGGCGGACTACAACGCGTGGACCGCCCCCGTCGTCAGCGAGTGGTACGACATCGCCGCGGACGCCGCGCCCGACGGCGTCACGTTGGCCACGAACGACTACAACGTCTTCGCCGGGCCCTACGAGAGCGAACGCGAGCGCTATCGAGCGCAGATCGAATCCCTCCGAGACGACGGCGTCGCCATCGGCAGTATCGGACTGCAGAGTCACTTCGGGAAGGACGAGACGCTCTCCTCGGTCGAAATGCTCGAAGGACTCAACGAGTACGCCCAGTACGGCGCTGACCTCAAAGTGACCGAGTTCGACACCGCGGACGATAGCTGGGGCGACGAGGCGAAGGCCGACTACCTCTATCGGTTCCTGAAGACGCTGTACAGCCACCCGGCCACGTCCGACTTCCTGATGTGGGGCTTCTGGGACGGCCGTCACTGGCAGGGCGAAGCGCCCCTGTTCTACGAGGACTGGTCGAAGAAACCGGCGTACGACGCGTACACCGAACTCGTGTTCGACCAGTGGTGGACCGACACGTCCGGGACGACGGACGACGGGACGTTCTCCGCGAGGGCCCACCTCGGGTACTACGACCTGACGCTGTCGGTGGACGGCGGAAAGTTCGAACTAAACGCGGCCGTCACCGACCCGTCGACCGAGACGGTTTGCGTCCAGACCGTCGAGATAGACGTTCTCGGCGGCGGAAACGGGAACTCGAACGGCAGCGTGCCCGTCCGCGTCTCCGACGGCGACGCGTTCGAGGTCGACGGTCTCGACACCGACACGGTTCGCTTCGGCGCTCCCGACGCCGTCAACGACGGCGGGGGCAGTCCCGTGCAGACCGAGCGGAACCGCGGCGGTGGAAACGGAAACGGCGACGGTCCCGACCACCGCGTCTTCGTCTTCGACGCCGAGGAGAGCGCTCTCGACGGCGGCGCTGCGATGCTCCGCGGCGAAACCGACGACGGAACGGTCGTCGTCGGGTACGACGACGACGCGTAGACCGCCCCGACCGAAATCGAGCGTCGCGTCCGCTCGCCTCCCGCACGCCGCGTCACCGCGGTACGTCGACGGAGAACATCGGCGTTCGGCGCGGCGCTCCGTCGCTCCGACTCCAGTCTACGGTCGGGCGAGGCGGTGGAACTAATAGCGCGGGAAGACAGATACGGCCGAACGATGAACTGGTCACGCGAGGAGTTCTGGGAGCGGATGGAGGGATTCCGCGTCCTCTGGTTCTGTCTGGCGGTCGCCGACGTACTGTTTGGACTGGTGGCGGTCGCGACGCTCGTCGTGATGCCGTTCGATACGTCGGAGCCGAGCGTCGTCATCGCCGTCCTCGACATCGCCATCGTCGTCGTGACGCTAGTCCCCCTCACGTACGTCCTCTACCGACTCCGGCAGCGGCAACGGGAGAAAGAGGCGCGCCGGGCGACGGCGGAGTAGTCGAGAGCGAACCGTAGCCGGCCTCAGTCGTCCGCTTCGCCGCCCGTTATCGAACTCCGGCCGTCCGTCGATTCGAGGTCTTCGATGGGTTCGCTCTCCCAGTACGGATGGTCGTCGTCGTACACCCGAAAGCAGGCCGCGGGATGGGTGGCGTCGGCGTCGCGTTGGCGCGTCGACTCCTCCAGCGTCGGTTCTTGTTGTGCGCACACCTCGCGCGCCTCGGGGCACCGCGTGTGGAAGCGGCACCCGCTCGGGGGGTCGACCGGGTCGGGGATGTCTATCTCCCGAATCGGCGGCTCGGAGATGTCGTCGGTCCTGGCTTCGAGGTCCGGCGTCGCCCACTGAAGCACCTTCGAGTAGGGGTGTTTCGGGTTCTTCAGAACCTCTTCGGTCGGGCCGATTTCGACCATCTGCCCGAGGTACATGATGCCGATTCGACCGCCCGTCTTCTTCGTGAGGTAGCGAGCGTTCGAGAGGTTGTGCGAGATGAACAGGAACGACGTGTTGAACTGCTCCTGCAGTTCGAGCATCAGGTCCATCATGTCCACGCGCAGGCTCACGTCGAGTGCGCTGACCGCCTCGTCCGCGAGGATGAGGTCGGGGTTCATCAACAGCGCACGGATGAGCGCGACGCGCTGTTTCTCGCCGCCGGAGAGTTGGTGCGGATAGCGTCCCGAGTAGTCCTCGGCCGGCTTCATGCCGACGCGTTCGAGCATGCCGTGGATGCGCGCCTCCCGGTCGTCCGTCGACATCTCGGGGTGCCACGTCTTCAGCGGCCGTTCGAGCGTGTTGAGCACCCGGCGGTTCGGGTTGAGCGAACTCCCGGGGTCCTGATGGATTATCTGCAGTGCGCGGCGGATGTCGCCGAACGGAATCTCCGCGTCGGAACTGTTCTCGCGCGCCTCCCAGATGTCCTGTCCGCGGTATTTGACGCTGCCACTGGTCGGTCGCTGGAGGCCGATTGCGGTCTTCCCGAGCGTCGTCTTCCCGCACCCGGACTCACCGACGAGGGCGACGACGTCGTTCTCGCCGATTTCGAGGTCGACCCCGTTGACCGCCTGCACCGTCTGTTCGTCGGAGAAGAAGCCGCTCTTGTTGGTGAAGTGAACCTCCACGTCCTCCATCGAGATGACGGGTCGGTCGCTACTCATCGTACCGCACCCCCTCGATGTGCAGCGGAATCTCCTCGGGAACGTCCTCCCAGAAGTGACAGGCCGCCCTGTTCGTCACTCCGGAGCCGTCGTCGGCGTCGGTTTCGTACATCTCCGGGTCGACGTCGACGCATATCTCCTCGGAGAGCGGGCATCGCGGGTGGTACGAACAGCCCTGCGGGACGTTCACCGGGTCGGGGCTCTCGCCCTCGATGGGTTCCATCTCGTCGACGGGCGTGTTTAGGTTCGGCGTCGAATTTATCAGCGCGCGGGTGTACGGATGGTGGCCGTCGTGGACGATAGTCTCCGCCGACCCGATTTCGCAGAACTCGAAGGCGTACATCACCGCGATGCGGTCGGCGAGACCGGACGCGAGTTCCAAGTCGTGCGTGATGAAGACCATCGTCAGGTTGTACTCCTCGCGCAGTTCCGACAGCAACGCGATGATGGAGCGCTGCATGAGCAGATCCAGCGCCGCGGTCGGTTCGTCCATCACGAGCACCTCGGGTTCGAGGATGAGAGACAGCGCGATGAGCGCGCGCTGTTTCATCCCGCCGGAGAGTTCGTGCGGGTAGGCGTTGAGGATGCGTTCGGGGCTGAGGTAGACGTCCGAGATGAGCTGTCGCGCCCGGTCCATCCCCTCCTGCTTCGGTACGTCGTGAGCCTTGAGCGTCTCCTCGAAGTGGTCGCCGATGGTCATCGTCGGATTCCACGAGTCCATCGCGCCTTGGAACACCATCGCCACGTCCTCCCACCGCATCTGACGGAGGCCCTCTTCGGTCTGTTCGAGGACGTCGACCGTCCCCCCGCGTTCGGGGTAGTACTCTATCTCGCCGAACGTCAGCCCCGGTTCGGGGACGGCGTCGAGGAGGGCGGAGGCGAACATGGACTTGCCAGACCCGCTCTCCCCGACGACGCCGAGGATTTCGCCCCGCCTGATATCGACGTCGACGCTGTTGAGGACGCGAGACTCGCCGCGTTCGAGGTCGAACGAGACCGAGAGGTCTCGAATCGACATTACGTTCTCCGATTCGGCGCTTCCGTGTTGCTCTTGTAAACTCATGGTTAGAACATCCCTTTCGTTGTGTCGTCGGTGTCCGCGTCGGCGTCAGCGCTGACGGCACCGCTGGTGTCTGCGTGCCGTGCGCGGACGCGCGGATTGAACAGTCGGTCGGTACCCTGTGCGAACAGTATGAGGCCGAACACGAGGAGGATGACGGTGACCATCGGCGTGATGATCCAGTACGCCGTCTCCCACGTGTAGAGTGCACCCGCCGTCGAGTAGGCGCGACTCATCATCACGCCCCAGTTCGGTTTCGACGTCGGGAGGAGACCGAGGAAGTACAGCCCGACGGAGGCGAAGATGACGTTCCGCGCCGCCTGCACGAAGTTCACGACCACGTACGGCATGAGGTTCGGCAGGATGTCTTCGCGGATAATCGTCCCCGTCGGAACGCCTATCGTCCGCGAGGCCTCGATGTAGGACTCTTCGCGGATAGTCAGAACCTGCGAGCGAATGGACCGCGCCAGCCCCGCCCACGCGTTGATGGACAGGACGACGCCGATGACGAGCGGATTCCGCGGTTGGAGCAGCACCGAGAGGACGATGACGAGCGGAAGCCCCGGAATCGTCATCGCGATGTCGGTGAGCGTCATCAGGACCCGGTCGGTGAACCCGCGTTTGTAGCCCGACACCGTACCGACGGCCGTCGCGACGACCGTCGAGAACACGGCACCGGAGGCGATCATCTGAAGCATCCACGGCGTCGCGTGGACTATCTGTGCGAAGATGTCGCGACCGAGGTTGTCGGTCCCGAGGGGGAACTCCGTCGTCTGGAAGGCGCCGACGTAC from Halopelagius longus encodes:
- a CDS encoding endo-1,4-beta-xylanase; translation: MSERNSLDHGPSADEPTDESEETRDAETTETVGGLDRRRYLQILGAAGLLGFGAGSSSAASAAADSDARTVEVTDEDEADWEAAADERIREHRTADLTVEVVDDDGNPVAADVTVAMTEHAYGFGTAVNAGTLIEETEPGDHYREYIPELFNKAVLENHHKWRFWGESTELSDEATRWILDRGLDLRGHVALWGNVEAWAVPPDVVKAMGVEWEDNGVTDPELDPGYVYERTTEHVREIIEHYGDDIEEWEVYNEAIHQTRIVEAIEGGEIPDGADYNAWTAPVVSEWYDIAADAAPDGVTLATNDYNVFAGPYESERERYRAQIESLRDDGVAIGSIGLQSHFGKDETLSSVEMLEGLNEYAQYGADLKVTEFDTADDSWGDEAKADYLYRFLKTLYSHPATSDFLMWGFWDGRHWQGEAPLFYEDWSKKPAYDAYTELVFDQWWTDTSGTTDDGTFSARAHLGYYDLTLSVDGGKFELNAAVTDPSTETVCVQTVEIDVLGGGNGNSNGSVPVRVSDGDAFEVDGLDTDTVRFGAPDAVNDGGGSPVQTERNRGGGNGNGDGPDHRVFVFDAEESALDGGAAMLRGETDDGTVVVGYDDDA
- a CDS encoding mannonate dehydratase → MDVTWMLPPHPDRRWTIAKQLGLSTAVVRFWGQEEWWTYDSLLKTRNRFADHGLSLDVVEDRPPMTDTVLGREGRDEEIATVKRLLRNMGRADIGVYSWVWTENPVGVIRTSDSVPLRGESRTTAYEHEQSERAPDYPVDISESELWENLEYFLDEVVPVAEEAGVELALHPDDPPVPSVRGVPRLVNSIENVRRILDLHDSPNHGLTFCQGNFSAMGADVPEAIHRFGDRIHFVHFRDVEGEAESFTETWHEEGQTDMLAAMEAYRDVGFDGPVRPDHVPKMLGEQDREGTQAGYTDMGRLFAVGYMKGLLERTDDR
- a CDS encoding ABC transporter ATP-binding protein gives rise to the protein MSSDRPVISMEDVEVHFTNKSGFFSDEQTVQAVNGVDLEIGENDVVALVGESGCGKTTLGKTAIGLQRPTSGSVKYRGQDIWEARENSSDAEIPFGDIRRALQIIHQDPGSSLNPNRRVLNTLERPLKTWHPEMSTDDREARIHGMLERVGMKPAEDYSGRYPHQLSGGEKQRVALIRALLMNPDLILADEAVSALDVSLRVDMMDLMLELQEQFNTSFLFISHNLSNARYLTKKTGGRIGIMYLGQMVEIGPTEEVLKNPKHPYSKVLQWATPDLEARTDDISEPPIREIDIPDPVDPPSGCRFHTRCPEAREVCAQQEPTLEESTRQRDADATHPAACFRVYDDDHPYWESEPIEDLESTDGRSSITGGEADD
- the uxaC gene encoding glucuronate isomerase, with amino-acid sequence MGFIDEDYLLQSDAAADLYDAIADLPVVDPHNHIDVAEVVENEPWTDIWEVEGATDHYVWQLMRKRGVPEEKITGDADNREKWNALAEVCPDFAGNPTYEWIHLDLKRRFGVEKPLNAETADEIWAETKRQLADPQKRPQEILREMNVEALCSSDDPTSRLEYHERAETEVEGVDIRPTWRPDRALKVENAEWSTFVSELDSVTESDVEAFDGFLDALAETHEYFVDRGCVACDVGVGTDPVSKPVSRERAGGVYEKARRGDALDDAEVRDFKAFLLEYVGELNAEAGWVTQLHVGAVRDYRDALYDAVGPNAGGDVSTQDVDIVAGLDHFLDAFDGEMDIVLYTLDPTHYPSATVVARAYPNVSVGPAWWFNDSPFGLANQLERVAAVDLLANYAGMVSDSRKLVSYGSRFEMFRRTLANVAGEMVERGQIPADNARRLVERVAYDRPKELYGL
- a CDS encoding ABC transporter permease, which produces MSHTETSTNQDGQAEDGDSLFQVNSEVERTRRDRYRRWFDAVVVASCRIAWSDWRVRVGSLIILLYVIMGTVGVYFVEPPTIGEGARYVGAFQTTEFPLGTDNLGRDIFAQIVHATPWMLQMIASGAVFSTVVATAVGTVSGYKRGFTDRVLMTLTDIAMTIPGLPLVIVLSVLLQPRNPLVIGVVLSINAWAGLARSIRSQVLTIREESYIEASRTIGVPTGTIIREDILPNLMPYVVVNFVQAARNVIFASVGLYFLGLLPTSKPNWGVMMSRAYSTAGALYTWETAYWIITPMVTVILLVFGLILFAQGTDRLFNPRVRARHADTSGAVSADADADTDDTTKGMF
- a CDS encoding SDR family NAD(P)-dependent oxidoreductase, whose product is MSQQLDGETAIITGSSQGIGKGIAERFAAEGANVVVNSRSQERADEAAEAIADDGGTAVGVEADVTDEGAMEALVETTVERFGGVDVMVNNAGLTILDEAHEFDIEEWRKVVDVDLVGTFIGCQAAGRRMMEQEDGGAILNISSLMGSRGLQKRSPYCAAKAGVNNLTQTLAVEWAEHDIHVNALAPGFIWTEITEQTQGSAGYTDDDIRDRTPMNRFGSVEEMAECALFLVGRNNFVTGEVLHADGGWQAYGWGSGDQ
- a CDS encoding ABC transporter ATP-binding protein, giving the protein MSLQEQHGSAESENVMSIRDLSVSFDLERGESRVLNSVDVDIRRGEILGVVGESGSGKSMFASALLDAVPEPGLTFGEIEYYPERGGTVDVLEQTEEGLRQMRWEDVAMVFQGAMDSWNPTMTIGDHFEETLKAHDVPKQEGMDRARQLISDVYLSPERILNAYPHELSGGMKQRALIALSLILEPEVLVMDEPTAALDLLMQRSIIALLSELREEYNLTMVFITHDLELASGLADRIAVMYAFEFCEIGSAETIVHDGHHPYTRALINSTPNLNTPVDEMEPIEGESPDPVNVPQGCSYHPRCPLSEEICVDVDPEMYETDADDGSGVTNRAACHFWEDVPEEIPLHIEGVRYDE
- a CDS encoding universal stress protein — protein: MKDALVVLDDRYDCAELLREAAAYAGGANAELVLYSPLTESEYESARDALDKIGEVENTAYTDDNAVGVARQFADELAAEALDGFDVEWSVVADVTEEVEADRVIEVAEERDCDHVFVLGNRRTPTGKAVFGDTTQRLVLNFPGYVTVKTD